From the genome of Psychrobacter sp. M13:
GTGTTCTTGGCTTGAGACAAATCACTAGTATCACTCTTGGGAAGTATAGCTTCTAGCAAAGGGCTAAATAGATGAGCCTCAGCGTAAGCGGGCATAGCTAAGTACAGGCAAGCCGCCAACAATAACGTCAGCTTACGTCGCTGCTGTAATCGATCGATAATAGCATCGATAAAACGGCGAATACCCAAAGAGTGATCGCAGGCAGGTTTGAACACCAGTTGTGCATGATTACGAAACTTAAAAAATCTCATAGACAGTCATATTCATCCATAGCTATAGTCATCCGCTCTTATACTACTTATAATTATAAACCCTATTGTAATTATAAGTAGTATAAGAGCGGATGACGTCAATAAACAATAGTACTCCTGTTATTTATAATCAGATAACTGCAAATCTAACGACTATGTCTTTATTACATTACTAAGCATACGTCTCTGTTTTTATTACTGATGATACTTATCGAGGCTTAGCAAATCAATTTAGCAATAAATAAGATGGGTATGAGGTGTAGTGACTAAAAGTACAGCAATGATTAAAAATATAGTAGCAGTTGATTTATTGCTATTTTGCCCAAATACAGACCATTACCGTTACCTACTTTAGGTCTGTGTCAAAAAAGTACCCCTGTGTCAAAAGAGTAAGCAACAGTGATATAATAGCCAGTCCTGTGCTTAGGGCAGCAGTTATTATGACTGTTTTAGGCGTCTTTTTATCTATGCAAGTGAGTAACACTGTCTAAGCTATCGCTTGATAAGTAGTATTTGTTAAGCGACTGTCACTATCAAATGAAAATAGCAGACAAATAAATAGCATGCACTTTATATTTATGGTTTATCAATAATGAGATTAGTGGTCATTGGGGTCAATCACAAAACCGCACCAATCGCTTTGCGTGAGCGCTTGGCGTTCGTGGGTGATGATATAAATAGTGCGTTAGTCCAACTCAGAACCTTTACCGATGGTAGTGTCATTGTTTCAACCTGCAATCGTACAGAAATCTATGCGTTAATGCCGCAACCAATCAGCGCAACGGGTTCGATAACTGTAGCGATGGAGCAGCACATTGCTGATATTAAATCCTGGCTTGGTGATTTTAAAAAATTATCGGCAGCTCAGATTGAACCCTTTTTATATGTGCATCAAGATACCCATGCACTCACTCACTGGTTACGAGTCGCCGCAGGTCTTGACTCTATGATCTTAGGTGAGCCACAAATACTCGGTCAGATCAAGCAAGCTGTGCAATTGGCACATACAGAACAGGCGCTAAGCTCGCAGTTAGGTTGGATTATAGATCAAGTGTTTGCTGCCGCCAAACGCGTGCGCAATGAGACCAACGTTGGTGCGCAAGCGGTGTCTTTAGGATTTGCCGCTGCTAAATTGGTCACCCAGATTTTTGATAATCTACCCAGTCGTACGCTAGTTGTCGTCGCAGCTGGTGAGATGAATCGTCTAGTAGCTACTCATATAGCAGGATTAGGTGTCGGTCGAATTATCATCTGTAATCGCAGTCCTGAACGTGCTGAAGCGTTAGCGACTGAGCTGCGTCAAGCCAACCTTAAGTTAGCGACTTTCAGTGTCGAGGTGCGCCTATTACAAGAGCTACCACAGGTACTAGCAGAGGCGGACATCGTGAGTAGCTGTAGTGGCAGTATGGATGTACTGATCAATAAGAATATGACCGCTCAAGCGCTCAAGATTCGTCGCTATAGACCTATGCTAATGATAGATTTGGCCGTGCCGCGCGATATTGACTCAACTATCAGTCAAATGGATGATGTGTATCTATATTCAGTTGATGACTTGCAGCATGTTATAGCAGGTAATCTAGAGCGACGCCGCCAAGCAGCAGTAGATGCGGAATTGTTGGTTAGTCAATTAGTGGTTGAGATAGAACGACGCTTTCAGGTACGTAAAGTAGGGCATGATATCGAGCAATACCGCAATCACACCCAGCTGCAAGTTGAGGAGATACTTGGCAATGCTCTCAAAAAGCTCGATAGTGGTGAGATTGATGCGAATTCAGCAATGGTTGAGTTGACGCGGCAGCTTACCCAAACTTTGAGCCATGCTCCCTCCAAGCTGATGCGTAAAGCGGCTCGTGAAGGTGACAGTGAGCTACTTGATTTTGTGGTTTCAGGCTTGCATGGTGCTTATCGCAAGCGCAGATAATGCGTCACTATATTGGCAAACCATTATCTACTATAACTATTAGTATTAGGCTCAGAACTTTAAGATTGCTTTTAAAGCGCTAATAACTGATGACAATAGCCTAAAATTCTGTTATTTTAGAATGTGTTAATAATCGATTTACCTAATATATTAATCAACAACTTATCTTGGTCAAACGCTCAAATTTGTCTTGGTTAAAAGTATAGTAGTACACAAAACATAGCGGTAATATATCAATTATCGTTACTGTTATTTCATAACCAACAGTTCCATTATCATCTGTCTGCCGCCACGCTACAACCATGATGGTACTGATGTCAAAGCAGTATTGCCTAGACTTATCATTAGACATAACTTATCAACGGCAATAGTGCAAGGTAAAAGTGCTATATCGTCAATCTCATGCAGCACCTTCTTCAATACCTGAGTAGCAAACCCTGTAATAAGCCCTATAGTTGTGTCTAAAAGTTATTGAGCACCATCAGACTTTTTACTAGAGCGATAAGCAAGCACTAGCTCAGTTTTATCTCTATTTATTTTATTTCTATTTATTTAAACTTACTTCACTTATATTTCAACAACCAACAAGGAAAGTCCTATGTCTGCATTACTAAAAGATATTGATCCAGAAGGTTTATTAGAGTATTCAGTAGTCTATACTGACCGCGCCCTAAATCACATGTCAAGCTCATTCCAGCAAGTCATGAATGATCTGTCACGTGATCTAAAGTCAGTCTATAAAGCTGAAGCGGTCGCTATTATTCCAGGTGCTGGAACTTATGGTATGGAGGCAGTAGCGGCTCAGTTGGCTCAAGACCAAGATACGTTAGTGATCCGTAACGGTTACTTTAGCTATCGTTGGACGCAGATCTTAGAAAAAAATAAACTTGGCAATACTAATACCGTACTAGCTGCGCATCACGCTGAAGATACTAACGAAAGCAGTGATGCAAAAAAGCCATTTGCTCCTGTAGATATCGAAGTCGCCGTTGCCAAGATCAAAGAGCTTAAGCCTGGTATTGTATTTGCGCCGCACGTCGAGACCTCAGCAGGTATTATCTTACCAAACCATTATATCAAAGCCTTAGCCGAAGCTACTCATAGCGTTGGTGGCTTGTTAGTTATCGATTGTATCGCTTCAGGCTGTGTGTGGCTCGATATGAAAGAGCTGGGTATTGATCTATTAATCAGTGCACCACAAAAAGGCTGGAGCAGTACCCCTTGTGCCGGCATCGTCATGATGAGCGAAGCGGCCATTGCCAAGGTAGAAACGACTGAATCTAATAGCTTTAGCTTAGATCTAAAACAGTGGCTCACGATTATGCGCGCCTTTGAAAACGGTGGTCATGCGTATCATGCGACTATGCCAACCGATAGCTTACGCCAGTTCCGTGACACGGTTAATGAGGCCAAAAAGATCGGTTTAGACAAGCTATGTGACGCGCAGTGGGAACTGGGTAACCGTATCCGCCATGTACTAGAGTCTAAAGGCTTTGAGAGCGTTGCCGCCGAAGGTTATAAAGCGCCAGGCGTTGTAGTTTCTTATACCAGCCGTGATGATATGCATAAAGGTAGCGCCTTTGCTGAAGCAGGCATGCAAATTGCCTCAGGTGTTCCTTTAAAAGTGGGCGAGCCTGAGAGCTTCAAAACCTTCCGCTTAGGTCTATTTGGTTTTGATAAACTACAAGATATCGATAGTGCCGTTGAGCGTTTTGAAACGATACTAAATCAAGTTATCGAAAAACAGCCTAGCTAATAAGACTTTTATTAGTTAAGCGCTTATTAGCATAAAAATACTGAGTTACTAATACTGAGTTACTAAAGATAGTGACTCAGTATTTTTTTATCACTATATTATACTTTATAATATAATGTATAATAGTGCGATGACATTAAGTCAAATAAAATCAGAATGAGTAACTAATTATGAGCATACAAATAGACTGGCAAGTTTTTACCCCGATATCATTAGTAGGTGGCCTGATGATAGGGGTAGCAACTGTCATTTTGCTATTGGGTATCGGACGCATCGCTGGTATTAGTGGCATCGCTGCAAGCTTATTAAAACCTAAAGGATTAGAGCTTTGGCAAGTGCTGTTTGTACTGGGGCTTATCGTCTCACCGTTACTCTATCAGTTAATCGCTCCACTACCAGCCGTGCAAGTGACAAGCTCTTTGCCATTACTCATTATTGCAGGACTGATAGTCGGCTTTGGCACGCGCTTGGGCTCAGGCTGTACTAGTGGTCATGGCATATGCGGTAATGCACGCTTATCACCACGCTCTATGGCAGCCACCGCGACCTTTATGGGTTTTGGTATTGCAACAGTATTTATCGGACGGCAGGTTTTGGGCATTATTTGATACCTTTCACCTATGATAAAACGGTTTCTATAAAGATAAATTGCGAGAAATAAAAATGTTAAAAAATATAATAGGCTTATTGGTAGGATTGTTATTTGGCTTTGGGCTATTGATATCAGGCATGACGGATCCTGTCAAAGTACAAGGGTTTTTGGATGTGTTCGGGGCATGGGATATCTCTTTGGCACTGGTGATGGGCGGTGGATTATTAGTCGCCATTGTTGGGGTGCAATTGGCAAAACGTCAACAGACTAGCTGGATTGGCACAAGCATTGACATGCCTAGCAAAACTGTTATTAATAAAAAGCTATTAACTGGCGCAATGCTATTTGGTATCGGTTGGGGACTAGTGGGCATCTGCCCTGGACCTGGAATTGTGCTGCTCGGTACAGGTGTCTGGCAAGCGTATGTGTTTATCCCTGCAATGATCGTTGGCATGCTGATATATCAATGGCTTGAGCCTAAAATTAGTTAGAGCTTTTGAGTTGTTAACAGGTGAATAAAAAGGTCAGCCTAACTCAATTAGACTGACCTTTTTTACCATTAAAAATAACTGGCTTAAATTTTTATTTGTTCGAAGGTTTCACTTTTGCGGTTTCATGGGCGAGTGATTTCGCGGCTTGACGTAGCTCAAACTTTTGTACTTTACCTGTACTAGTCTTTGGAATTTCAGCAAAAATAATGTGCTTAGGTACTTTAAAACCTGCTAAATGCTGCTTGCAATGGTTAATTACTGTCTCACGCTGCAAGGTATTGCCATCGTGAATTTCGATAAAGGCGACAGGTACTTCACCCCATTTATCATGTGGTGCAGCAACGACAGCGCAGCTCAAAATCTCGGGCATTTTATATAAAGTATTCTCAATCTCAATGCTAGAGATATTTTCACCGCCTGAGATAATGATGTCTTTAAGCCTATCCATAATTTTGATATAGCCATCAGGATATTTAACGCCCAAATCACCAGTACGAAACCAACCGTCTTTAAATGCAGCTTCGGTAGCTTTACGACTCTTTAGATATCCTTTCATGATCATGTTACCGCGTAGTGCCAGCTCACCCATTTCTTCACCATCAGCACTTACAGGATCAGTCGTACCTTGTTTAAACACTTCAAAGCCTGTCATCAAATGTGAGATCACCCCTTGACGAGATTTTTTTTGTGCGCGTTCGCTTGCGCTTAGAGCGTCCCATTCCTCTTGCTCAGCGCAGATAGTTACAGGCCCATAAGCTTCCGTCAATCCATACACATGCGAGATATCAAAACCCATCGTTTCCATCGCGGTAAGCATAGTCTCTGACGGTGGCGCGCCAGCAACCCAGCCTTTTACTTGATGAGTGATAGCTTGCTTATACTTATCTTTACCATTGGCTATCATATTATGTACGACGGGCGCTGAGCAGTAATGGCTGACTTTATATTTAGCGATCAATTGCAGTATCAAGTCGGCATCTATCTTGCGTAGACAGACGTTGACCCCAGCGCGTTCAGCGATAGCCCAAGGGAAGCACCAGCCATTACAATGAAATAATGGTAGCGTCCATAGATATATGGCGTGCTTGGGCATATCCCAATCTAAAATATTAGAAACCGCATTTAGCGTAGCGCCACGATGATGATAGACCACGCCTTTAGGCGTCCCCGTAGTGCCTGAAGTATAGTTGAGCGCAATCGCATCCCATTCATCAGCAGGCTTCTCCCAATTGTCTAAATTATCGGAGCTGGCGATTAATTCCTCATAACTCATCTCGCCAAAGCTTTCAATATCGATAGCTGCATCTGTGGCATGGATGACGATTAAATTTGGAAAAGTCTCATCAATAATCTCCGCTAAATCTGCAAACTCACTGTCCATGATTAAAACTTTGGCTTCAGAATGTTGCACACAAAAAGTGAGCGCATTAATATCTAAGCGCGTATTCAAAGTACAAAGTACCCCACCTGACATAGGAATACCAAAAGCACATTCAACCATCGCCGGTGTGTTAGGCAGCATGACGGCAACGGTATCATTTTTATCGATACCTAGTTTGCGCAGGCTATCAGCCAGCTGGCGACAACGGTTAAAAGTCTGTTGCCATGTTTGGGTGAGGTTATTATGCTCAAGGTCATCGTAGATAATAGCGGTTTTATTAGGATAAACCTGTGCGCTACGAATAATAAAATCAATAGGAGTAAGAGGCTGATAGTTGGCAGAGTTTTTACCAAGACCTGTATGAAAGTCAGTCATAGAGATAATCCTTTATTATTTAGTGGTTATAATTATTTTAACGACTCTTATTTATTATAGATAAAAGATTTTAGAAAGTAAGGTGGTTTGATCGTGTTTGCCAGGTTTTTTCTTAATAACATAATGCTCACTCATCAGTCGCCTATGTGCATAGCTGGCAATAAAGGCATTATGCTACGATGTACTACCACTGACTATTCAGAATGTTTGATTTGCTTTAATAGTAGTACTTTATTGATTCATAAGGATAATGACATGAGCGCCAGCACGAATAATACTGCCAACCAAGAAAAACGAAGTAAGTTTAAGAAGTTCAGAAAAAGTCGCAAAAATACTGATCGTATTGTCACAACTAGCGCCGCTAATGATTATGAGCACGGCTCTAGCCACTATCCACATCTATTTGAGCCCTTAGACTTGGGATTTACTAGCCTGAAGAACCGTCTGGTTATGGGCTCTATGCATACGGGGTTAGAGGACAGATTCTATAACTACGGTAAGCTTGCCGCCTACTTTGCCGAACGTGCCAAAGGCGGTGTGGCAATGATGATTACGGGTGGTATTTCACCCAATCGCGAAGGTTGGTTGCTGCCTGCTGGCGGCACGATGAATACGAAGATGGATGTTATCAACCATCAAAAAGTAACGCGCGCCGCTCATAAATATGACAGCAAAATCATTATGCAAATATTGCACAGTGGTCGCTATGGTTATCATCCGTTTGTCGTGTCATCGAGTCCGATTAAGTCGCCTATTTCACCGTTTAAACCGCGTAAAATGAGCATCAAAAATATCGAGCAGACAGTAGAGGATTACGCGCGCTGTGCTAAACTCGCTAAGCAAGCGGGCTATGATGGTGTAGAAATCATGGGCTCAGAGGGCTACTTGCTCAATCAGTTTTTATCACGTCATGTTAATAAACGTGACGATATATATGGTGGCGATATCAACGGGCGTATGAAGCTGGCTGTCGATATTGTCAAGGCGGTACGCAAAGCTGCTGGTAATGATTTTATTATTCTATTTCGCTTATCGGTCATTGATTTGGTAAAAGACGGCAACGTCATGGATGAGGTTATAACCGTTGCCAAAGCGTTAGAGGAAGCAGGCGTGACCATCATGAATACGGGTATCGGCTGGCATGAAGCGCGGGTTCCTACTATTGTCACTAGCGTACCGCGCGCCGCTTTTGTGGACTTTACTGCTGAGATCAAAAAGCATATCAGCATCCCAATGATGGCCGCGAATCGTATCAATATGCCCGATACCGCAGAAGACATCGTCGCTACTGGTAAGGCGGACTTGATTCAAATGGCGCGTCCGTTCTTAGCCGATCCGAGCTGGGTCAATAAAGCCAAAGCAGGCGATGCTGATCGTATTAATACTTGCATTGCCTGTAACCAAGCTTGCCTCGATCATACTTTTGAGAATAAGCGCTCAACTTGTCTAGTCAATCCGCAAGCTTGTTATGAGACGGAGCTGGTCTACAAAAAGACCAAAAAGCCTAAAAAAGTCGCGGTCATCGGTGGCGGTGTCGCGGGTATGTCAGCCGCGCATGTCGCAGCGCTGCGTGGTCATGAGGTCACACTATTTGAAGCCCGTGATATCTTAGGCGGGCAGTTTAACTACGCCAAAGTCATCCCAGGTAAAGAAGAGTTCTTTGAGACTATTCGCTACTATATCAATGAGCTTGAGCACTTAAATGTTGAGATTAAGCTCAATACCAAAGTCGATAAAGCGATGCTTGAGGCAGGTAAGTTCCATCATGTCATCGTCGCGACGGGTGTTGTGCCTAGAACACTAGCGGGCAAGTTAGAAGGCGCTGATCTACCACAAGTGATGACTTATGCCGAACTCCTCTCAGGTGAAAAGTCGGTTGGCGATACGGTAGCAGTCATCGGTGCGGGTGGTGTTGGCTTCGATGTCAGTGAATATCTCACCGCGCGCCATGGTCAGCCATTAGATAAGCTTGCACCTGAAATGCTTAAAGATCCCAGCTATCGTCCAGAGCCGCAATCGGTAGATGAGTGGCGTGAAGAATGGGGCGTCACTGACAATGTTGACTATCAAAGCGATGGTGGTTTAATTAAGCCAGACGCTATTACGCCTATTCGCCAAGTGTATATGATTCAGCGTAGCAAAGGTCGCTTGGGCAGTGGCTTGAATAAAACCTCAGGCTGGGTGCATCGTGCGCATGTTAAGTCACACGGCGTCATCCAAGTATCGGGTGTCCAGTATGAAAAGATTACTAACGAAGGTATTTGGATTACCAATACTCAAGGTCAAAGTCAACTATTACGTGTCGATAGCGTCGTAATCTGCGCAGGTCAAGAGTCAGTAGTCGAGCTTATGCCAAATGTTGGCGATGCACCTGACGCGCAATATCATCTGATCGGCGGTGCAAAACTAGCCGCTGAGCTAGATGCTAAGCGCGCCATTCGTGAAGGGGCAGAGGTTGCGGTTGGGATTTAGGTTTTTACAATTTAGGCTAAATACGGGACGGCGAGATTTTTTATCTTGCCGTTTTTTTTGAGTTGAGCTATGGAATTTTATTTTTTGTAGGGTGGGTTAGTCCAAGCGTAACCCACCGAATCCATGATTCGAATATTTAACGGTGGGTTATATTTCCTCTTTACTCTCTACGAGAGCTTGAACAAAATAACCTGCCCTACGCAGTTGTAGTTGGGATTTAGGGTTTGATTTGAAGTTGCACTTGGAAGCGGTGAGATTGATTGTCTCGCCATTTTATTTCAGATAGCAGGTGTAGTACACAATGGTGTTTCAATTCTGTTATGCTAATGCCACTAACAAATAATATATACAAATAATTTATTCGGTGAGTTACGCTTTGGCTAATCCACTTTAAAAGCCCTATACAATTATCAGCCCACCCTATCAATACTCTTAGGAAGTTCCAACATGATCCTCAAACTTAACGTCAAAC
Proteins encoded in this window:
- the hemA gene encoding glutamyl-tRNA reductase — its product is MRLVVIGVNHKTAPIALRERLAFVGDDINSALVQLRTFTDGSVIVSTCNRTEIYALMPQPISATGSITVAMEQHIADIKSWLGDFKKLSAAQIEPFLYVHQDTHALTHWLRVAAGLDSMILGEPQILGQIKQAVQLAHTEQALSSQLGWIIDQVFAAAKRVRNETNVGAQAVSLGFAAAKLVTQIFDNLPSRTLVVVAAGEMNRLVATHIAGLGVGRIIICNRSPERAEALATELRQANLKLATFSVEVRLLQELPQVLAEADIVSSCSGSMDVLINKNMTAQALKIRRYRPMLMIDLAVPRDIDSTISQMDDVYLYSVDDLQHVIAGNLERRRQAAVDAELLVSQLVVEIERRFQVRKVGHDIEQYRNHTQLQVEEILGNALKKLDSGEIDANSAMVELTRQLTQTLSHAPSKLMRKAAREGDSELLDFVVSGLHGAYRKRR
- a CDS encoding aminotransferase class V-fold PLP-dependent enzyme — translated: MSALLKDIDPEGLLEYSVVYTDRALNHMSSSFQQVMNDLSRDLKSVYKAEAVAIIPGAGTYGMEAVAAQLAQDQDTLVIRNGYFSYRWTQILEKNKLGNTNTVLAAHHAEDTNESSDAKKPFAPVDIEVAVAKIKELKPGIVFAPHVETSAGIILPNHYIKALAEATHSVGGLLVIDCIASGCVWLDMKELGIDLLISAPQKGWSSTPCAGIVMMSEAAIAKVETTESNSFSLDLKQWLTIMRAFENGGHAYHATMPTDSLRQFRDTVNEAKKIGLDKLCDAQWELGNRIRHVLESKGFESVAAEGYKAPGVVVSYTSRDDMHKGSAFAEAGMQIASGVPLKVGEPESFKTFRLGLFGFDKLQDIDSAVERFETILNQVIEKQPS
- a CDS encoding YeeE/YedE family protein, yielding MSIQIDWQVFTPISLVGGLMIGVATVILLLGIGRIAGISGIAASLLKPKGLELWQVLFVLGLIVSPLLYQLIAPLPAVQVTSSLPLLIIAGLIVGFGTRLGSGCTSGHGICGNARLSPRSMAATATFMGFGIATVFIGRQVLGII
- a CDS encoding DUF6691 family protein; translation: MLKNIIGLLVGLLFGFGLLISGMTDPVKVQGFLDVFGAWDISLALVMGGGLLVAIVGVQLAKRQQTSWIGTSIDMPSKTVINKKLLTGAMLFGIGWGLVGICPGPGIVLLGTGVWQAYVFIPAMIVGMLIYQWLEPKIS
- a CDS encoding AMP-binding protein — protein: MTDFHTGLGKNSANYQPLTPIDFIIRSAQVYPNKTAIIYDDLEHNNLTQTWQQTFNRCRQLADSLRKLGIDKNDTVAVMLPNTPAMVECAFGIPMSGGVLCTLNTRLDINALTFCVQHSEAKVLIMDSEFADLAEIIDETFPNLIVIHATDAAIDIESFGEMSYEELIASSDNLDNWEKPADEWDAIALNYTSGTTGTPKGVVYHHRGATLNAVSNILDWDMPKHAIYLWTLPLFHCNGWCFPWAIAERAGVNVCLRKIDADLILQLIAKYKVSHYCSAPVVHNMIANGKDKYKQAITHQVKGWVAGAPPSETMLTAMETMGFDISHVYGLTEAYGPVTICAEQEEWDALSASERAQKKSRQGVISHLMTGFEVFKQGTTDPVSADGEEMGELALRGNMIMKGYLKSRKATEAAFKDGWFRTGDLGVKYPDGYIKIMDRLKDIIISGGENISSIEIENTLYKMPEILSCAVVAAPHDKWGEVPVAFIEIHDGNTLQRETVINHCKQHLAGFKVPKHIIFAEIPKTSTGKVQKFELRQAAKSLAHETAKVKPSNK
- a CDS encoding NADPH-dependent 2,4-dienoyl-CoA reductase, whose translation is MSASTNNTANQEKRSKFKKFRKSRKNTDRIVTTSAANDYEHGSSHYPHLFEPLDLGFTSLKNRLVMGSMHTGLEDRFYNYGKLAAYFAERAKGGVAMMITGGISPNREGWLLPAGGTMNTKMDVINHQKVTRAAHKYDSKIIMQILHSGRYGYHPFVVSSSPIKSPISPFKPRKMSIKNIEQTVEDYARCAKLAKQAGYDGVEIMGSEGYLLNQFLSRHVNKRDDIYGGDINGRMKLAVDIVKAVRKAAGNDFIILFRLSVIDLVKDGNVMDEVITVAKALEEAGVTIMNTGIGWHEARVPTIVTSVPRAAFVDFTAEIKKHISIPMMAANRINMPDTAEDIVATGKADLIQMARPFLADPSWVNKAKAGDADRINTCIACNQACLDHTFENKRSTCLVNPQACYETELVYKKTKKPKKVAVIGGGVAGMSAAHVAALRGHEVTLFEARDILGGQFNYAKVIPGKEEFFETIRYYINELEHLNVEIKLNTKVDKAMLEAGKFHHVIVATGVVPRTLAGKLEGADLPQVMTYAELLSGEKSVGDTVAVIGAGGVGFDVSEYLTARHGQPLDKLAPEMLKDPSYRPEPQSVDEWREEWGVTDNVDYQSDGGLIKPDAITPIRQVYMIQRSKGRLGSGLNKTSGWVHRAHVKSHGVIQVSGVQYEKITNEGIWITNTQGQSQLLRVDSVVICAGQESVVELMPNVGDAPDAQYHLIGGAKLAAELDAKRAIREGAEVAVGI